The Fusobacterium pseudoperiodonticum DNA window TAGAATTAAGATACACTGCACTTTTACATGATATAGCAAAGCCACTTGTTCAAACTTTTGATGAAAATGGAGTAGCTCACTATAAAACTCATGAAATAGTTGGTGCTGATATGGCGAGAGATATCTTAACTAGATTAAAATTACCTTTGAAATTAATAGACACAGTGGAAGATATAATAAAAAAACATATGGTTTTATATAGAGACGTCACAGATAAAAAATTCAATAAATTATTATCTGAAATGGGGTATGATAACTTATTAAGACTTATAGAACATTGTAATGCTGATAATGGTTCAAAAAATAATGAAGTTGTAAATACAGAAAATGATTTACATGAAAGATTAAAAAGAGCAGTAGAAAAGCAAATGCAAGTTACTGTAAATGATTTAGCATTAAATGGAAAAGACTTAATAGATATGGGATTTAAAGGGACTGAAATCGGAAAAATTAAAGGTGAATTATTAGATAAATATTTATCTGAAGAAATTCCAAATGAAAAAGAAGCAATGTTAGCTTATGTAAGAGAAAAATATTTAAAATAAATTTAAAAATTACACTCAAAAAATAAAAGGAGTGTGATTTTTTTATAATTATGGTATAATAGAGTGTTAGAATATAATGTAAAATAATTAATATAGGAGAAGAGATGTATCTAAAAGCAGTTGAAATAAATGGTTTCAAATCTTTTGGTGAAAAAGTATATATAGATTTTAATCGTGGAATAACATCAATAGTTGGACCAAATGGCAGTGGAAAATCAAACATTTTAGATGCTGTCCTATGGGTTCTAGGTGAGCAATCATACAAAAACATCAGAGCAAAAGAAAGCCAAGATGTTATTTTTTCTGGTGGAAAAGAAAAGAAAGCTGCAACAAAAGCAGAAGTTTCATTGATAATAGATAACTCAGATAGATATTTAGATTTCGATAATGATATTGTAAAAATTACAAGAAGAATTCATATTACAGGAGAAAATGAGTATTTAATAAATGATAGTAAAAGCAGACTTAAAGAAATAGGAAATTTATTTTTGGATACAGGAATAGGGAAAACTGCTTATTCTGTTATAGGTCAAGGAAAAGTTGAAAGAATCATAAACTCTTCACCAAAAGAGATTAAAAATATAATTGAAGAAGCAGCGGGAATAAAAAAATTACAAGCTAATAGATTAGAAGCACAAAAGAATTTAGGAAATATAGAAGTAAATTTAGATAAAGTTGAATTTATCCTAAATGAAACAAGAGAAAATAAAAATAAAATTGAGAAGCAAGCAGAACTTGCACAAAAATATATAGATTTAAAAGATGAAAAATCATCTTTAGCAAAAGGAATTTATCTAACTGAACTTGAGCAAAAAGAAAAAAGTCTTGTAGAAAATGAAGATATTAAAGTAAAATCAGAGGAAGAATGTTCTGTTTTACAAGAAAAATTCGATAAAACTTTAAATAGATTAACTACAATTGACTTGGAAAAAGAAGAAGTAAAAAAACAAAAGATTTTAATAGACTCAAGAAATAAAGAATTAAAAGATGTAATTTCTACTAAGGAAACAGAACAAGCAGTTACTAGAGAAAGACTGGATAACTTTAAAAAAGATAAATTATTAAAAGAGGAATATAGCTTACATCTAGAAAATAAGATTGAAAAGAAATTAGAAGAAATTAATACTTTAATAGCTAAAAAAGAGGAGCTTTCTAAAAATATTTTAGAGATGGAAGCTGCCAATAAAGAATTTGAAAGAAAAATAAATGAGTTAGAAGCTATAAAGGTTGAAAAAACTGATTTAATTGAAAGTAGAAACAAGAAAATCAGAGACTTAGAACTAGAAAAACAATTGAGTTCAAATGAAATAGAAAACAATGAAAGAAAGCTAAAATCAAGTTTAGATGAAGTCGAAGTCTTAAAAAAAGAACTAGATGAAATAACTAAAAAAGAAATAGCTAATAATGAGGAGAAAGATTTACTTAATTCTCAAATTAAAGCAAAGCAAGAAGAATTAGCTAAAACAGAAGAAAGAAATGAATTTTTAGTAAATCAGCTTTCTGAAATAAGTAAAACTATAAACAAACTTTCTCAAGATATCAGAGAATATGAATATCAAGAAAAAACTTCATCTGGTAAGTTAGAAGCACTTATAAGAATGGAAGAAAGTAATGAAGGATTTTTCAAATCTGTTAAGGAAGTTCTAAATAGTGGTATTAGTGGTATAGATGGAGTATTGATTTCCCTTATAAAGTTTGATGATAGATTAGCCAAGGCAATTGAAGCAGCAGTATCAGGTAATTTACAAGATATTATAGTTGAAGATAAGGAAGTTGCAAAAAAATGTATAGCTTTTTTAACTGAAAGAAAACTAGGTAGAGCCTCATTTTTAGCCCTTGATACAATAAAAGTAAGCAGAAGAGAGTTTAAAGGAAACATAGCTGGAGTTTTGGGCTTGGCTGCTGACTTAGTAAGTGCTGAAGATAAGTATAAAAAGGTTGTAGATTTTGTTTTTGGTGGACTTTTAATAGTTGAAAATATTGATGTGGCAACAGATATATTAAATAAAAATCTCTTTGCTGGAAATATAGTCACAGTAAATGGAGAGCTTGTTAGTTCAAGAGGAAGAATTACTGGTGGAGAAAATCAAAAATCAAGTATCAATCAAATTTTTGAAAGAAAAAAAGAAATAAAGCTTTTAGAAGAAAAAGTATCAAATTTGAAGTCTAAGATAGTTGAAGAGAGTAAAAGAAGAGAAGACTTAAGTATTAGATTAGAAAACTATGAAAATGAGATTGATAAGATTGATTCTTTAGAAGATAGTATTAGAAAAAAAATGGAGTTACTAAAGAAGGATTTTGAAAATTTATCTGAAAAATCTGAAAGAATTTCTAAGGAACTTCGTAACATAAAGTTTAATATTGATGATGCAGAAAAATATAAGACTTCTTATCAAGATAGAATAAATTCATCAGTTTCAAATATTGAAGAAATTGAGAAACATATAAATTCTCTTAGAAAAGATTTAGAAGCTGATGAACTTACATTAAAAGAAACTCTAGCTAATATTGATGAGTTAAATAAGCAGTTTTCTGATACTAGAATTATTTTTCTTAACAATAAAAATAGTATAGAGCAGTATGAAAGAGATATAATCAGCAAAGAGAATGAAAATTCAGATTTAAAAGAAGAAAAAGAAAAGAATTCTAATGTTGTTAAGGAACTTTCACAAAATATTGAAGAACTAGAAAAAAATGAAGAACAATTACAAAAAGAGATAGAAGAACATATTAAAATTTATAACTCTGAAAATAGGGATATTGAAGTTTTAAATGAAAGAGAAAATAATTTAAGTAATGAAGAAAGAGAGCTATCTAAAGATAAATCTAAATTGGAAACAGATTTATTACACTCTAATGATAGACTTGAAAAAATAATAGAAGTTATCGAAAAAATAAAAACAGATATTGAAAATATAAATGAAAAATTAACTGAACTTACAGATATCACAGCAAAAACTGTTGAAGTTGAAAAATTAAAGAGTTCAAAAGATTATCTAAGAAGTTTAGAAAATAAAATTAATAATTTTGGAGATGTCAATTTACTTGCTATTAATGAATTTAAAGAACTAAAAGAAAAATATGATTATTTAGCAAGAGAAAGAGATGATGTTGTAAAATCAAGAAAACAAGTAATGGATTTAATTCAAGAGATAGATGAAAGAATACATGAAGATTTTCATACAACATACGAAAATATAAATGAAAACTTTAATAAAATGTGTGAGGAAACTATTAGAAATACTGAAGGAAGATTAAATATAATAAATCCTGAAGATTTTGATAACTGTGGGATAGAAATATTCGTAAAATTTAAAAATAAGAAGAAACAACCTCTTTCTTTACTTTCAGGTGGAGAAAAATCTATGGTGGCAATAGCCTTTATAATGGCAATATTTATGTATAAGCCAAGTCCATTTACTTTCTTAGATGAGATTGAGGCAGCACTTGATGAAAAGAACACTAAGAATTTACTTAGTAAATTGAGAGATTTTACAAATAAATCACAATTTATCTTAATTACTCACAATAAAGAGACAATGAAGGAATCAGACAGTATATTTGGAGTTACTATGAACAAAGAAATAGGAATTTCAAAGATAGTATCACCTGATAAGATAACAAAGATATTGGATTCAAATAAAGAAAGTAATTAAAAAAAATTAACATTAGGAGGAGAAATGGAGAAATGAAGTTATTGTCATATATATATCTTTTGATAACAACAATACGAAATTTTTTATATGATGAAAAAATATTACCCATAAGAAAAGTTCCTGATGTTGAAGTTATATGTATAGGGAATGTCAGTGTTGGAGGAACAGGAAAAACTCCAGCAGTTCATTTCTTTGTAAAAAAATTATTGGCAAAAGGAAGAAAAGTTGCTGTAGTTTCCCGTGGATATAGAGGGAAAAGAAAAAGAGATCCTCTTTTAGTTAGCGATGGAATGGTAATTTTTGCAACAGCACAGGAAAGTGGAGATGAATCGTATCTACATGCTTTAAATTTAAAAGTTCCTGTGATTGTTGGTGCAGATAGATATAAGGCTTGTATGTTTGCAAAAAAACATTTTGATATAGATACTATAGTTTTAGATGATGGTTTTCAACATAGAAAACTATATAGAGATAGAGATGTTGTCCTTATAGATGCTACTAACCCTTTTGGTGGAGGTAATGTTCTACCAGCTGGACTTTTAAGGGAAGACTTTAGAAGAGCTGTTAGGAGAGCTTATGAGTTTATAATAACTAAGTCAGATTTAGTAAACGAAAGAGAACTTAGAAGAATAAAAAATTATCTTAGAAAGAAATTTAAAAAGGAAGTTTCTGTTGCAAAACATGGTATAAGTTGTCTTTGTGATTTGAAAGGTAATATGAAACCATTATTCTGGGTAAAAGGGAAGAAAGTTTTGATATTCTCAGGGTTAGCTAATCCTTTGAACTTTGAAAAGACTGTAATTTCTTTAGCACCTAGCTATATAGAAAGAATAGACTTTAAAGATCACCATAATTTTAAGCCAAAAGATATAGCACTTATAAAGAAAAAAGCTGAAAAAATGGATGCTGACTATATAATTACAACAGAGAAAGATTTAGTAAAATTACCAGATAATTTAAATATTAATAATTTGTATGTATTAAAAATTGAATTTACTATGTTAGAGGATAATACATTGAAAGATATGAAAGGGTAATATCTATGAAAAAAGATGTTAAAGTTGAGTTTTTAAAAGCAAAAAATTTAGATACTTGTATTGAGCTTATAAAAGAAAAAGGAAAATTTAATATACTTTCAGAATATGCTAATTTTTATGATAGAAGAACATACTTTAAGGTAAATGAAAATGGAGATATATTCCAAAAAACATATAATCCTGTCACTTTACTTTATCTATTTTGTGATGATGAAAAAAAATTGGCAGATTATCTTTTTAAATATTCATACGCTGAAGAAAAGCAAAATATAAAAAAAATTGATAGAGCAAGTAATTTAGATATAGAAAGTTTGAAGAAAAATCTTATGAAAACATTGACAAATTCTCACCTAGATTTTTCAAAAATCTTTGCAAAAGAGTTGTTTTTAAGAGATAAAAAAGCTTTCTTTGAGCTTATGTATAATTTTTCTTTTATGGGAAACCCTAAAGACTTAAAAGTACTTTTTGTCTATGCTTTAGAAGAAATTTTTAACCAAATAAACTATGATGAAAATATTTTCTATACTATTATTGCATATTTAACTAAATTTAGAGATGATTATTCTGTCTATATGAATTCAACAGATGATAATATAAAATTTGATATAGAAAATTATAACGAAGATAAGAAAATTTATTTGAATATAGCTGAGAAAATCTTTGCTAGATACAATTTAAGAAATGAAAATAAATTTAAAGTAAGCTTATATAGATATTTTGAAAATGATTTTGAGCTGAATCAAGATTTAAAAGATATTCTTAAGGGGAAAGATATATGAGGATAGCTATCTATGGTGGAAGTTTCAATCCTATGCATATAGGACATGAAAAAATTGTAGACTATGTTTTAAATAATCTAAATATGGATAAAATTATAATAATTCCAGTGGGTATACCCTCGCATAGAGAAAATAATTTAGAACAATCTGATACTAGATTAAAAATTTGTAAGGAAATTTTTAAAGGAAATAAGAAAATTGAAGTATCTGATATAGAAATAAAGAGTGAAGGAAAATCATATACCTATGATACACTTCTAAAGCTAATAGATTTATATGGAGAAAACAATGAATTTTTTGAAATAATAGGTGAAGATTCTTTAAAAAGTTTAAAAACTTGGAAAAACTATGAAGAATTATTGAAAATATGCAAGTTTATTGTTTTTAGAAGAAAAGATGATAAAAATATTCAAATAGATGAAGAGTTTTTAAATAATAAAAATATTATTATTTTAGAAAATGAGTACTATGATATATCTTCAACAGAAATAAGAAATATGGTAAAAAATAATGAAGATATCAGTGCTTTTGTAAATAAGAAAGTAAAAAAATTAATAGAAAAAGAATACCTAGATTAAATACAAAGAAAATTTTTTAAAAAATTTCTTGAAAAAAATAATCAAAGATGCTATAATCAAAAACATAAAAAAATCGAATAAATAATCGGATGAAGATATGAGGAGAGATTTCGTTAAGAAACACCGAAGAAGTAAATCTTTCAGGTAAAGAGGACTCATATTGGACGAGCCTCTGGAGAGCTTATCTACGAGATAACACCGAAGGAGCAAAGCTATTTTTATAGCCTAAACTCTCAGGTAAAAGGACGGAGGAATTGTGCATTTACATTTAATTGTATAATTCTTTTTTAATTTCAGAGGTCTTTTTTAAGACCTTTTTTTATTCGATTGAAATAAAAAAGAAAAGGAGAGAATGTTTTATGGTACATTTAATTGCAAGTATTAATAGTTTATTTTGGGGAAGTCTTTTAATTTTACTTTTAGTAGGAACAGGAATCTTTTTTACAATTAGATTGAGATTTGTACAAGTTAGAAAATTTAGAAAGGGAATCACTCAATTAACAGGGGATTTCGATTTGAATGGTAAGGATGCTGACCACAATGGTATGTCATCATTTCAAGCCTTGGCAACAGCTATAGCGGCTCAAGTAGGAACAGGAAATCTAGCGGGGGCAGCAACAGCTATAGTATCTGGAGGACCAGGAGCCATATTCTGGATGTGGGTAAGTGCATTTTTTGGAATGTCAACTATCTATGCAGAAGCTATATTGAGCCAATTATTTAAGAAAAAAGTTGAAGGAGAAGTAACAGGAGGACCTGCTTACTATATAGAAGAATTATTTAATAAAGGAGTTTTAGCTAAAGTTCTTGCAGTATTCTTTTCACTTTCTTGTATACTTGCTTTAGGATTCATGGGAAATGGAGTGCAAGCGAACTCTATAGGTGAAGCAGTACAAAATGCTTTTAATATATCACCATATATAACAGGAGCAGTAGTTGCATTACTTGGAGGTTTTGTATTCTTTGGAGGACTTAAAAGAATAGCCTCTTTCACAGAAAAAGTTGTACCTGTTATGGCAGGACTATATATTTTAATCTGTATAGTAATTATCGTAATAAACCATGCTAATATTTTAACAGCTTTTGAATCTATATTTGTAAATGCTTTTTCCACAAAGTCTATCTTAGGAGGATTTTTAGGAATGGGAGTAAAGAAGGCTATTAGATATGGGGTTGCAAGAGGATTATTTTCAAATGAAGCTGGTATGGGTTCAACACCACATGCTCATGCAATAGCTAAGGTTAAAAACCCTGTTGAACAAGGAAATGTTGCTTTAATAACAGTATTTATTGATACTTTCGTTGTATTAACTTTAACAGCTCTTGTAATTTTAACAGCAAATGTAGGAGATGGAACTTTAACAGGAATTACATTGACACAAAAATCTTTTGAGGCAACTTTAGGATATTCAGGAAATATATTTATAGCAATTGCTCTATTCTTCTTTGCATTTTCGACTATTATTGGTTGGTACTTTTTTGGAGAAGCAAATATTAAATATCTTTTTGGTAAAAAAGCAATTAATATCTATAGAGTTTTAGTTATGATATCAATTTTCATAGGATCTACTCAAAAAGTTGATTTAGTTTGGGAACTTGCGGATTTATTCAATGGACTTATGGTAATTCCTAACCTAATTGCCTTATTACTTCTAAATAAATTAGTTTTAGAAACTTCAGACGAATATGATAAAATACATAATTTATAAAATATAAAGTAAAAAACTATTATAGATAATGAATTAATCATTATTTATAATAGTTTTCTTTAAATAATTATTTACTTTTTTTAATTATTCTTTTATTAAAGAATTGATTTCATCAAGGATAGCTTTAGTATCCAATCCGTGAGCTTCAATTCCTTCTGCTAAAGTTTCTCCAGAAGCGATCATACAACCTACGCATCCTAAACCATTTCTTTGTAAAACTTCAACTATTACTGGGTATTTTTCAACCGCTTCCATTATATTCATATCACCTGTAACCATTTTTTATCCTCCTTAATATTGTTTATTGTTTTAATATAATTTATTATATTAAAATTTACAATTTTTGTCAAGAATATTTAAAAATAAATAGGATAATAGGAGCAGTAAAAATTAAACTATCAACCCTATCTAGTATTCCACCATGACCTAAAAGTAAAGTTCCACTATCTTTTAAATTCACTTTTCTTTTTAAAGCAGATATAAAAATATCACCAAAAAATCCTATCAAAGCAATATATGGTATAAATTTTATTTGATAATTTATATGGAAAATATACTTTAATAAAGCAGCAGTTAAGGTAGTTAGAATCATTCCACCAATAAGTCCTTCAACTGTCTTGTTGGGACTAATATTAGGAGTTATCTTTCTTTCACCAAAGATGTTCCCACTTATATATTGGAACACATCATTTAATTCTATTAAAATCATATAGTTTATTATAAAATTTAGGTCATCTATATATGAGATACTTCCTATCAAATAAGTTGTTATAAAAAAAGCAAAGATTATGAAAGCTCTTTTATAGAATCTAAGAGCAATAAGAATAAATAATATCAATAGAACATAAAGATTTTTAAAATAAATTCCTAAATAGAAAGCTAAATTTACAACAATACTAGTTATCATTAATTCACTATTATACTTTATATATGCAAACTGTAAAAACTCTTTAAAAGCCAAAGTAGAGATAAGCCCAAAAAGTAAAAGTAAATAAACTCTACTCATAGTTGCTAGATAGAAAAGTATTATTATAATAAACCAAGTAAATATTCTTTGCTTTATATTAGTAAATTTCTTTTCTGATATTTTATTTTTAATTAAAAATAAAATAATTAAAGCTAGAATATCAACAAAAAACATTGCAACTAGCATATTATCCACCTTTCACTGAAGAACGAACTCTATTGAATATAGTAAAAATAAGTAATACTATTGCTAATATTAAAATATAGTCAAAATACTGATTTCCAATAAAATAATATATAATAGCTAAAAGACTTATTAAGAAAGCTCTATCACTTTTTCCCATAGGACCTTCATAATGTCTTTTATTGTCTACCATCATTGCAGTCACGCCTACATATTCTGATAATATTGATAAAAATACAAAAAGTAAGTTATGAATTTCACTTATTCCAATAACTCTTAAAAATACATAGAAGAAAACTGTATCTGATACAACATCTCCTGCTTCATTGTAAAAAACTCCCATTTTAGTTTTTTGATTGAATTTATTAGCTATCATACCATCTAAGGCATTTAAAGCCATTCTTAAGAATAAAAAAACAGGTACAGTTAAATATATAAATCTGTAATTGTTGAACTTATAGATAAGTCCTGCAAAAACTATGTTTAATAAAACTGTTGTAATAGTTATCTGATTAGGACTAACTTTTAACTTTACTAGCTTTTCACAAATAGGCATAAGTAAATTTTGAAATTTTGTCTTTAATTTATATATAGAAATATCCATTTTACCTCATTTCTGCCAATGAAACTGTAAATATACCTTCGTTATCAATTAACATTTTTTCCTTTTTCAAATTATATTTTTCAAATAGGTTATCCAATTCTTTTTCACTTCTTCTTCTCATAAGCCAAGATTTTCCACTTCCTTTATGACTATTAAGAACTAAAGCTATCTGTTTTAATTGAGGATGCCAAGGCTGACCTGTATAAATCACAGCAGCATCTTTATCTAAAATTTCTGTTACACCTGATATAGTGTTTTCAAGCATTTTATTATCTTCAAAAAGCTCAAAAACTCCTGAAATTATAACTATATTAGGCTTGTAATTAATTTTTTTATATGTTTCTTTATCAAAACAATCATAGTTGACAAAAGAGATATCTTGCCAATTATTCCTCTTGATAACTTCTTCTCCAACTTCAATATTTGATTTCTTAAACTCATTTATTAAAATCTTAAGCTTTGGATATTTTTCTTTGATATCAAACAAATAATTTCCTGTACCTCCAGCAACATCTAAGATTTTAACATTTTCTTCACCTAGACTATTTATTTTTTCTTCAATTAAAGCTAGCAAGTTTTTCTTTCTTACTCTTACTCCAGCCCAACCAACCTGGTTTAGATAAAATCTATCTATGAGTTTTCCTATTAATAACTTCCCACTAGCTTTATTCTTATAGATATAGTCTAGAGAAATTCCTGAGTCAAAGCCATATTTTAAGCCTAAACTCATACCTTTACTTAAAAATCCAAAAGTTTTCATTGAAAATTTTTGAATAGAATAATATATTTTTTCACTTAGAGGATATTCTTCTAGGCCTATCCTTTCATACTCCTTTCTTGAAAATTCTCTAGGAGAATCATCAAGTTCTATCTTTTGGTTTTTAAAAACATCTTGTATGAAGTCATCTAGCATTTTATAGACTGTTTGTCTTTCTTTTTCAAAGATTATTCCGTGATAGAAGTTTTCAAGCTCTATAAATTCTCTCTTTTTAGAAGATAAATTTAAGTAAAATTTCTTCTGAGCTGAATTCTTAACAACATAGTCTTTTTGAGCAGAAAATATTATTGTAGGTAATTCTATTGCCATTGAATCTTCAATCAATCTTTGTCCCATATTAGCTAAGTCTATTAAAAGTCTAGCATTGATTTCCTTATTGATAAGTTTATCAGAATTATATTTATTTTGTTCTTCAACATCATGAGTTAGAACCTTTGCTTTTACATAACTCATAACCTTAGCATCTTTTTTTATTTTAGTAAGTAATGTCACAAGTTGCTTAGCAAAAGGGATATAAAGCTTGATTTCAAAGGCAGGAGCAAGCAAAGCTATACCTGCTAAATTTGGTGCAAAATCATGAACATAAGCAGAAAGTATAACTCCACCTATGCTGTTTGCAACAATAAAGATATCTTCTTCTTTAATTTGATATTCATTCTTTATGTGTTTTACAAAGGCATCTAAATCCCTAACATAATCCATGGCATTAGGAGAAGTTTTAGTTTCTGTATAACCATGACCTCTTAAATCGTATGCAAAAATATTGTATTTTAGAAATTTCTCATCTTGTGCTAAACTGTTTAATCTTTCTGAATGTTCATGTCCTCTATGAATAAGAATTAAAGTTTTTTTGCCTTGTTCAAAATTCCATTTTCTATAAAAAATTTTATTGCTATCAAAACTTGTAAAATATAAGTTTTCCATTTTCTTACTCCTTTTCAAAATTTATCCCTAAATTATTTAGAAAAATTTTTGATATACTTCATTATATCATATATAACATATAAAAATTAAAATTAAGTAAAAGTTTATATAATATAAAAATAAAAAATAAAAACCATTTATTCTAAATTAATATTCTATATTATATATAACTTATCTTATTTCAATACGTAATATCTTATTGACATACTTAATTTATAGATATATAATAAAAATATAGAAATAAACTATTCTGTTAAAGATAAAAGGAGGATATATATGGCCAAGCTAGAAGATTTTGTTAAGGCAAAAGAAAAATTGTCAAAGGTACTTTTAGAAACGCATTTGATTCACAGTCCAATATTTTCAAAAGAATCTGGAAATGAAGTATATATAAAGCCAGAAAACTTACAGAAAACAGGGTCTTTCAAAATAAGAGGTGCCTACAATAAAATTTCAAACTTAACTGAGGAAGAAAAGAAAAGAGGAGTTATTGCTTCATCAGCAGGAAACCATGCTCAAGGAGTGGCCTATGGAGCTAGAGAGTTAGGAATAAAAGCAGTAATTGTAATGCCTAAATCAACTCCATTAATTAAAGTTGAATCAACTAAGCAATACGGTGCAGAAGTTGTATTGCATGGAGATGTTTATGATGATGCGTACAAAAAAGCTAAAGAGTTAGAAGAAAAAGAATCTTATGTTTTTGTACATCCATTTAATGATGAAGATGTTTTAGATGGACAAGGAACAATAGCATTAGAAATTTTAGATGAATTACCAGAAACAGATATAATCTTAGTTCCTATTGGAGGAGGAGGATTAATTTCTGGAATAGCTTGTGCTGCAAAATTAATAAAACCTGATATTAAAATTATTGGAGTTGAACCAGAAGGAGCAGCTTCAGCTCGTGAAGCTATAAAAGAAAATAAAGTAGTTGAACTTAAAGAAGCTAATACTATAGCTGATGGTACGGCAGTAAAAAGAATAGGAGATTTAAATTTTGAATACATTAAAAAATATGTAGATGAAATTATAACAGTATCTGACTATGAATTGATGGAAGCTTTCTTACTATTGGTAGAAAAACATAAGATCATCGCTGAAAATTCGGGGATACTTTCAATTGCAGCTACAAAAAAACTTAAAGAAAAAAATAAAAAAGTAGTGTCTGTAATAAGTGGAGGAAATATAGATGTTTTAATGATTTCTTCTATGATAAATAAAGGACTTATAAGAAGAGACAGAATATTTAGCTTCTCAGTTGATATATCTGATAAACCAGGAGAATTAGCAAAAGTTGTTGATTTGATAGCAGAATTAGGAGCTAATGTTGTTAAACTAGAACATAATCAATTTAAGAATTTATCAAGATTTAGAGATGTTGAGGTTCAAATAACAGTTGAAACTAATGGAACTGAACATATACAAAATTTAATAGAAACTTTTGAACAAAAAGGTTATGAAATAATTAAAATAAAAACAAAAATAAATTAATAAAATAAAGGGGCTTTAAGCCCCTTATATTAATTCTTATAAAACTGTTCTTACAATACGGAATCCAGCATTGCTATA harbors:
- a CDS encoding bifunctional alpha/beta hydrolase/class I SAM-dependent methyltransferase is translated as MENLYFTSFDSNKIFYRKWNFEQGKKTLILIHRGHEHSERLNSLAQDEKFLKYNIFAYDLRGHGYTETKTSPNAMDYVRDLDAFVKHIKNEYQIKEEDIFIVANSIGGVILSAYVHDFAPNLAGIALLAPAFEIKLYIPFAKQLVTLLTKIKKDAKVMSYVKAKVLTHDVEEQNKYNSDKLINKEINARLLIDLANMGQRLIEDSMAIELPTIIFSAQKDYVVKNSAQKKFYLNLSSKKREFIELENFYHGIIFEKERQTVYKMLDDFIQDVFKNQKIELDDSPREFSRKEYERIGLEEYPLSEKIYYSIQKFSMKTFGFLSKGMSLGLKYGFDSGISLDYIYKNKASGKLLIGKLIDRFYLNQVGWAGVRVRKKNLLALIEEKINSLGEENVKILDVAGGTGNYLFDIKEKYPKLKILINEFKKSNIEVGEEVIKRNNWQDISFVNYDCFDKETYKKINYKPNIVIISGVFELFEDNKMLENTISGVTEILDKDAAVIYTGQPWHPQLKQIALVLNSHKGSGKSWLMRRRSEKELDNLFEKYNLKKEKMLIDNEGIFTVSLAEMR
- a CDS encoding CDP-alcohol phosphatidyltransferase family protein, with translation MDISIYKLKTKFQNLLMPICEKLVKLKVSPNQITITTVLLNIVFAGLIYKFNNYRFIYLTVPVFLFLRMALNALDGMIANKFNQKTKMGVFYNEAGDVVSDTVFFYVFLRVIGISEIHNLLFVFLSILSEYVGVTAMMVDNKRHYEGPMGKSDRAFLISLLAIIYYFIGNQYFDYILILAIVLLIFTIFNRVRSSVKGG
- a CDS encoding phosphatidate cytidylyltransferase, which produces MLVAMFFVDILALIILFLIKNKISEKKFTNIKQRIFTWFIIIILFYLATMSRVYLLLLFGLISTLAFKEFLQFAYIKYNSELMITSIVVNLAFYLGIYFKNLYVLLILFILIALRFYKRAFIIFAFFITTYLIGSISYIDDLNFIINYMILIELNDVFQYISGNIFGERKITPNISPNKTVEGLIGGMILTTLTAALLKYIFHINYQIKFIPYIALIGFFGDIFISALKRKVNLKDSGTLLLGHGGILDRVDSLIFTAPIILFIFKYS
- the ilvA gene encoding threonine ammonia-lyase encodes the protein MAKLEDFVKAKEKLSKVLLETHLIHSPIFSKESGNEVYIKPENLQKTGSFKIRGAYNKISNLTEEEKKRGVIASSAGNHAQGVAYGARELGIKAVIVMPKSTPLIKVESTKQYGAEVVLHGDVYDDAYKKAKELEEKESYVFVHPFNDEDVLDGQGTIALEILDELPETDIILVPIGGGGLISGIACAAKLIKPDIKIIGVEPEGAASAREAIKENKVVELKEANTIADGTAVKRIGDLNFEYIKKYVDEIITVSDYELMEAFLLLVEKHKIIAENSGILSIAATKKLKEKNKKVVSVISGGNIDVLMISSMINKGLIRRDRIFSFSVDISDKPGELAKVVDLIAELGANVVKLEHNQFKNLSRFRDVEVQITVETNGTEHIQNLIETFEQKGYEIIKIKTKIN